A window of Littorina saxatilis isolate snail1 linkage group LG7, US_GU_Lsax_2.0, whole genome shotgun sequence contains these coding sequences:
- the LOC138971439 gene encoding cysteine and glycine-rich protein 2-like: protein MPFKPPDVAKCPVCGKSVYAAEERVAAGAKYHKFCFKCSMCNKMLDSTTVANHELELFCKQCHGRKHGPKGYGFGGGAGALGMDKGERFGNKECEMDNKPKDTSGVTGTGGTGPKCPRCGKTVYDAERAIGVITPWHKSCFNCKGCKKSLDSTTMAMHEEEVYCKNCYGKNFGPSGYGFGQGAGTLSMG, encoded by the exons ATGCCGTTCAAGCCTCCAGATGTTGCCAAGTGCCCAGTATGCGGCAAGTCAGTGTACGCTGCCGAGGAGAGAGTGGCGGCCGGTGCCAAGTATCACAAGTTCTGCTTCAAGTGTT CCATGTGCAACAAGATGTTGGACAGCACAACCGTTGCCAACCATGAGCTGGAACTGTTCTGCAAGCAGTGCCACGGACGCAAGCATGGCCCCAAGGGATACGGCTTCGGCGGCGGCGCTGGTGCCCTGGGCATGGACAAGGGAGAGCGCTTCGGCAACAAGGAGTGCGAGATGGA caACAAGCCTAAGGATACTTCTGGTGTCACTGGCACCGGCGGGACTGGACCCAAGTGCCCTCGCTGTGGGAAGACCGTCTACGATGCTGAGCGTGCCATCGGCGTGATCACG CCGTGGCACAAGAGCTGCTTCAACTGCAAGGGGTGCAAGAAGTCCCTGGATTCCACCACCATGGCCATGCATGAGGAGGAGGTCTACTGCAAGA ACTGCTACGGCAAGAACTTCGGCCCCAGTGGCTACGGTTTCGGACAGGGTGCTGGCACCCTCAGCATGGGATGA